The following coding sequences lie in one Dysgonomonas mossii genomic window:
- a CDS encoding HesA/MoeB/ThiF family protein, with the protein METTKVSLYSRNRIYISDEEQERIRNYRILVGGVGLASGIVECALRLGFENICVIDGDCVEESNLNRQNYLMSDIDELKTKSIYNRLKAINQNANITYHSIFLTEENLEDYVSLDAYDIAINALDFTSNVPFLFDDVCLSHNIPILHPYNLGWAGCVFIINRESLKLNTFYDTCEGFEAYFVSYVITHLKHLNNRKKWLEEVLEAYSLENRELSPPQLAVASWIVAGMCTNILFNIATGKNIKLFPEFYFASIM; encoded by the coding sequence ATGGAAACAACAAAGGTATCTTTATATAGCAGAAACAGAATCTATATTTCAGATGAAGAACAAGAAAGAATACGAAACTACCGAATTCTTGTTGGAGGAGTAGGTTTGGCGAGTGGAATAGTAGAATGTGCATTAAGACTTGGTTTTGAGAATATATGTGTCATTGATGGAGATTGTGTAGAGGAGTCTAACTTAAATAGACAGAATTATTTAATGTCTGACATAGATGAGTTGAAAACTAAGTCAATATATAACAGATTAAAAGCGATAAATCAAAATGCTAATATAACATATCATTCAATATTTCTGACAGAGGAAAATCTTGAAGATTATGTATCATTAGATGCATATGATATTGCGATTAATGCTCTTGATTTTACATCGAATGTTCCTTTTCTTTTTGACGATGTATGCCTAAGTCACAATATTCCAATATTACATCCTTATAATTTAGGGTGGGCAGGTTGTGTATTTATCATAAATAGAGAAAGCTTGAAGTTAAATACATTTTATGATACATGTGAAGGATTTGAGGCATATTTTGTCTCCTATGTAATAACACATTTGAAACACTTGAATAATCGAAAAAAATGGTTGGAAGAAGTGCTTGAGGCTTATTCACTAGAAAATAGAGAATTATCTCCCCCACAATTGGCTGTTGCCTCTTGGATTGTAGCAGGGATGTGTACCAATATCCTATTTAATATAGCAACAGGTAAAAATATTAAATTGTTTCCTGAATTTTATTTTGCATCAATTATGTAA